cgcaattcaatcgggaaaggagagtcccgcacggtaaggccttgcgggatccctcattggatcccaagtctctctctctccctctatatatatactaggtttTCGCCGTCGTGCGCGCACGAAGATTTCGTGCCCGTGGAATTTGTGAATATGAGAATTTGAGGGCCGAATTGTGTACAAAAGTCACTTGTACGTACAGATTCAAAAGTACTGAGCATGGTCTGCAAGCATTGTAACCAAAATATACTAATTAGTACATTGCAGGTCTATGAGTTCAATAAATTCACAAAACACAGGATTCTCTGGAGGCAACTGTTCACAAATCACAGTCCAAGTTCTGCTTCCCATGCTGATAGAAATAttatccaaattcaaatcatcaATAGTTGGACGCAgcctcctttcttcttcttttttatccgcAAAAAAAGCCCTTACTGGCTTTCATTAAAATCAGGATTTAAAGCTGATACAAGAGATAAAGGCGGATTCGAAATCCAATTACAAGGTAGAGAACTACATAAAGCAAGAGAGGCTAATTCATGCGCCACCTTGTTTGCCGACCGTCGAACCCATTTGAGAATAAAAGCTCCTTCTTTGGCGTACTGCCGAATATCCAACACTAAAGCTCTTACATTCCACAGTGGTACCAACTCAGAGACGCTAAGATTTATCGCTTGCTTATTATCAGATTCTACAACTACCTCTTTCATTCCCAGCCTAAGCAACATTTCACAAGCAAATCTAATGGCATACAATTCTCCTCCAAGGCTGGAACAAGCATTCATTGTTTTTGCTGCTCCTTCCAACACTTTTCCCCTCCAGTTTAGGAGGACCACAGCAGCTTTGGACGCAGCCTCCTTTCAGATTCCTACATAATAACAATCTATATCAATTTTTACCAAGGAAGCGAACATAATTACACTGCAAATCACTGATATCTAAAGAGGAACACAAACAAAGCGATTCCTTCAATTTATACCGCAGCGTTAAACCTATGCGAtccacatatatacacaaatctGGCCACAAGAATTCTACGCTGAAGTGTCTAAGGGAAGCATGCACTTTGCAGATCATCTAACGATCAGCAGAAATCAAACGTGCAATAAATCAAAGCATATTTTGATTGCCGTATAAATCTATGGCAGAACAAATGCATAACTAAGCTCTGGGTATTAGTTTTTACATTCTCGCTCATACATTTCCTGCCAATATGGATTTAGCCCTTCAGACTGATCATATGTCAATTCAACATCATTCTGACTCAGGATTATAGTATCAAAAAAGCCACCTTCGTTCACAGCACAAAATAAGCTTGTACCCATTTGTCAGCTTATGAGCCGCACAAAAATCACTCCATCCAAACGACATAACATTATTAACAACACGAGTAGGCCAACACTTAGaaactttttttaataaaacccAAATTGTACTTCCGGAACCTTGAATAAACCGTGTCAAGCCTGATGGCAAAGCCTAGACAGGAAAAGTAATATAACTGAAAAGTGGAAACTAATATGAAAGACCATGGAAGAATATTTGTGCATATAACCATAGATATAGAGCTGGAGGCACAAACCATCAATCCAGTTAAGTGATGATCCGCAATGAGCTAAATATCAGCAACGACCAACACCTAGAAGTACAATTCAAGGTTAATACGATACCAGGGAAACATATGTGATCACCAATAAATCAGGTCCCGAAGGTTTGTAATTAGAGAACGGAAAATAGGAATATATGAATTTTGAGCAACTCTGATATTAAATGTATACCAGCAACACTTCTGTACATGAGAGAGAGTTATGCACAACAACATCTAGCCAAACTCCAAGATTGTCTTCTGATTCCCACTCCAAATCACCACCTAAGATCAATTGAGGAGCTTAGCAATGCATAAATGTGCTGTAAGCTTTGTAGACCACCCTACCATCTTCTCGTGGGTATGGTAtggcaacatttttttttcgtttgagTCGTGAGGAGATAATAATAGCCACCGACATCACGCATCTCACTTGGATGGCTTTCAAAAGTCCACCGGAGAAAAGCAGACCAAACAACCATACCACTGTAAAAGACAACTCAAGTTAATGAGCAATGAAATCCCTATACTCAACAATTCTACCAATGCTAAAAAGAACATCATAATTGATATAATCAATAGGAAATACATATAGCCATATAAGATGCACAGAAGCATTGTCAAGACTCAAAGCATATATAATTGTATTATGTAGGTTGACAAATAGCAAGCTCAAAAGCAGAGGAAAATGAAGTAGTATGATGGGGGAGTGGGGAAAACTGAAAAGTTGGCCAATCATCCATAGCCATCGAGTTCAGGATTCGTCCACAAACgtaaatatttttgttatcAGAGCATTGAACACAAACATCAAGCAGGGaaattaagaaacaaaaactcTTGGCAAAGAGAAGCCATTGGATCAAAGTTCTCACAAAATACAGGGAAATAAGAAACTCAATGTATACCAAATTTGCAAAGTATGACTACATATGAACAAAACCATTGGGCTAATTATTTCGCCATAATAATAGGGCATGGTAAAAGCGCAAGTAGCTGAAATCAGCCGGGCGCCTTCGATATGATAAAGACTACACAAAAATCATAGCGGAGACTACACGGAAACAAAGAATGAGGACAAAATCTAGTCCACTAAACCATATAAAATCACTGCTGGAAAACCACTCTTAAATCTACCTTTTTGCGTCCTTGAATCCTTGATGAATCGCCCAAATCCAAGAGACCCATACCTGATACAGAGTGACAGAAAGGTCAACCATTGAGCGAAAAACCCAAGAAAACCCTAACATGGTTTTAAATGCGCCGCAAGCCCAAATTCGCTGGAAAGTTAATCGATTCACAAAATGTAAATGATGAACAACAAAACAATTCAGTATTTCGTCCGAGAGATAAGACCGATTATCTGAAGCCAACGGTACCAGAAGCATGCGAGAAACCTAGACACACACCCACAGCGTCATTGTGACCAACGTCACATGAAcggagagcaagagagaggatAAAAGATGCTCCGTATATCATTCCCATCTTGAAGACCCCGGATTGAAAGACGTAACCCCATTCAGCACATAGCGAAGAACCAGCGGCTCAAATAAGGACAGCATTCTTCACCACGCTTTGACCAAAACACCCCTGGAAGGTAAGCTAGAACCCCTCCAATAAAGGGacttaattggaaaaattggaccaaattgggaAAGCCTTTCAACATTCTTTTACTAACAGGTTagatatttgaaaatttaacttCTTTTGTCAACAAATGTTGCAGTCCAAGGCAATCACTCTCTGTCCATATATAACGCCATAAGCTAGGTCTTTCTAAAGCCACAACCCCAATGGCAATTTACAATTGGCTgcggattttttttcttcagaaaaaGTTTTGCCCAAGTCCACAACCTAGATATGGGCAAGCATACTAAAACGgtttttccaagaaaatataCTGAATTGAAAAAGACTGGGAATGTGAAATTCTCACGAAGCGCATTTACCCAAATACCTTTTCAGAAACGTACAGACCAAAAGATATAAAGATCAACCCAACGAAACTACATTCCATGAGCTACAGACCATTGTAAAGCGAGCATGTACAGATTGTTCCAAGGACAATAGGAACAGAACTTCAGACAACGTCAAGAACAAAGGGGGAATAAGACCTTTATAGCTCCTAACCCAAATATACAAAATGCATGAAATGATAGTGCACCTCTTTTCTACCTGCTTTGTTTTCAACACAGACAAAATGCACTCTCTGAAAAATCATAAAATCAGGCTAATTAAGAAGAATCAAATATTATCATTGAAGTATTACTTAAAATTAAAAACCATTAAAAGAGCAAACGATTCAATCAAAATATGTGAAGGACCACACACAAAAATGAGTACAAACCatcatttttggaaaacaaatagTAGCAACTGAAGAACAAGGGGAAAATTTGCAATATCGAGCCACAGGTCTACTTCCCATTTTTGTGAAGTGATGGATTTGTTATTAGCAGAAAAAGAGAGGACATTTGGGTTTTTGGGATATACaagcaaaaaggcaaaaaggaaaaaagagaaaggaaaaatgaccTCCCGAGGCCCTTCTAGCTTTTGCTCTCCTTGCATCAAATTTGCAAATGCATTTatggagaatgggttttggctTGTCTCCcccaaacaccaaaaatttgaaaagctgAAAGTAATTTTCAGATATTATCGAACGTACTGAAGATACTGTTTGCTCGCTAAATAAATTTCTACTCTGTAAAAGAGTGATATTACCTGGAACGTTAGGTGAATTGTCTCAAAGACTATTATTTCGGCTACTTGTCATCATATGCAACACAGTGTGCTTTACCTTCCACTTCAATTTGGTAGAATTTGGCAATCTCAATGAACCGAGGCTTTGCATTGATATGAATCTCATAGAACACTATGTAAGGAAAAATTTGTGGGTAGAAGACCTTGTTATTTCCAGTGGATTGGTTTCCGTAGTTCTGCTCTATTTTGGTTAAACAAATTTCCTCTGCTGTTGTACAAATTCCAccaagaaatcaaataagaaaactCACCCAAAATCGTAGACCAAAAGGTTCATATCTCAAACGACATCAACTCTGTGCTCCATATCTGCTAAAAAATTGCCAAacaaagagggagagggggacAACGCTGATGAGAGGGAAAATGGTGGGAGGAAGACGACAAGAAAGAGCGAGAAAGAGAACCTGTGGAATAGAGAGTGCGAGTTACTTACCGGCATGATCATGGCTGTGATTCTGGCCGGAGATCCGAACTGCTCAGCTGCGCTGAGACGGAGTCGCCGTACACCGATCGATCTAGCgaggggtagagagagaaagagagagaggtctGCATTCGGTTGAGATCCAAATGAACAGagacaaaaagagaagaagaaatagaGCCAGAGACCTGGATCCTTCTAATCCAGCAGATGTAAGGCACGTGGCCGCATCTGGTCTGTAGGGAAAAATGCATGGCTCAGATCCAAACAGCCTTCATCCGTCCCATTTGACGTAAATATCCCTGAACACAAAACTGCAGCCCCTCCAATCAAGGGAcctaattggaaaaattggacaaaaaaaggaaaaccctTTCAACGTTCTTTTATTATAAagttagatatatatatataaaacacgTTGATGGTGCTTGTTGTCGACCTCATATTTATTTGACACAAGGATTTATTTGCATATAAATGgtttgtagtaaaaaaaaactatttaaacATAgagctgtaaacgagccgagccgagctttgtcgagctcgactcgtttggtAAACGAGCCACAAAATTGAGCTTGAGTTTGGCTCGAGTctcaacgagccgagcttagtcatttaccaaacgagtctctttaatcgagtcgagGCTTCCTTAACAGCCAAACTTTTGTCGAACGAGACAAACTCcattcggctcgtttagtaaatgagttgATAACTCGAGCCCGAGCTtagctcatttactaaacgagctaaGCCGAGCCGAGTTCGCGAGTTGTTCGGTCAATTTGCAGCCATATTCGAACATCCCTTAATGACCTTAAActaaatcaaaaataaataaatacttaatgCCGTTATTGTACTTCTCTCCACGAACAAAGAGGGATACTTACTGACGAAATTTGAGGAGGAAATGGTTGAACAAAGACGATTATTCCCTAAATTTGGTTGCATGCGGCACCCATGACCATTTTTCATCATGTTTTATTGGCAAAAGGGAACATTGCAAGCAAAAGCGGACATTGCAAGCCAACCAAATTGCATGTGTGGTTTAGTATGCTCAAATTGAAAGTGAAGCGTGCAAAGTGACACCTAATGTAAAGTGCAGCGGCGCGAGGTTTGCGTTTATCCTATTTTCTGAAACCTCCTTGTGATTGGTAAGTAGAGTAGATATCAGGCTGCAAGAATTCTAAAAAGACTATATATGGATATAGTCATTCGATCGAAAGTTCAAATTGTGAAGCAAGAAAGCATGCAGTGGTTTATTCAAAAGGCTAGCAAAGCATGAGCGGGTCTGGACCATCCACGCAAAATGAGGTCCCGTTATTATTGATATATATATCCCAGTCCACACGAACATTCTGTCCTTCATGTTCCCTTCATAGATACTGGAGTATATATCTTCAGTACTGCACCTCTCTATGGAATCCTGCACATGTGTTAATAAAatcaagattaaaaaaaaagaaaatgaaataaacataaaaaccCAATACATATGGAACAATTTCATGAAACTAGGAGTATCAAATTAGATGGTCTTCAAGTTCAAATCCGAAACATGGAGCCTAGAGCAACGTCCATATGctatttaggctccgtttgtttcaatgtaaaatgttttttcagaaaacaaacttcaaacttttattttccggtgtttggttggcacttgaaaatgtTTTAAGAATCAACAAAAGAGTGTAGAGAGAGGAGGGGCTTAAACGATgaagagatctgagaatattagaattgaaggcattttggaaaaataacttgcggaagatttaagggtaaagtattttcatccaattaattttcttattttttatacaaccaaacactagaaaataggtaaaacattttactggaaaatattttacgcccaaacaaacagagccttagagaaaaatgagaaaaaaaactcaagttgAGTCCATTTACCTACTACCTAACCGTGGTTATAGAACCCAATCAATGGTCCTCTCATGTAATATCACTCCTATGATCCTCCTATATACTTTATAATTTAAACAAGAACCATCACGGTCCCACTTGACAATCCAGTAAGTCTATTTGGTAAGTCTAGATTTGTTCTTGGGTCCATGAAAGAAATTAAAGTGATCAGACATTTGTACATGCTTGATCCTATTGTATTGGTCACAAGACAAATGGGTTGCCAGACACTAACCATTACTTTCTCTTGTGTTAATTATGCTTCGTTCTGGTAGATATTGAAATCAGatcaatctttttttctttttttttttccagctcgGATAAGAAATACATTGAGGCCTTTCATCAAATTGAACTACAATCTGTCCTATTTTGCATCACATGTGAGTTACATGACAAGATCATCACATGAGACTCGGATGCATACTTGATTGAATCTGCTTATCGGGAATATTCAAGCGATAGGCATTAAAAACCAGGTTTCATAATTGCTACTTCTTAAAACGTAAGTAGCcaaaagaactaaaaaatagTACTAGTTTAATCAGTCATATTATCCCTGAAAATGTATTGAATTGGCTAcaactgaaccaaaacctatTACGAACTAGGGATATATGAACTCCTAATCGGTACATGAACAGTTGAGGGGTTCAAGTCAAAGAATTGAAtacaaaaggaagaagaaagaagaactTACTTGCTGCAGTCAATGTTCCTAGAAACTAAGAAGGGCATGGAAACACCACATAACCTAGGAAGTGCAGCGAGCGCAGCATCCCTGAAATTAGGGTACTGAGGGACAAGCTGCTTGTAGCAAAAGCATATTCGTCTCCGGTCAATCGTGGTTTGCGCCCTACCACTGAGCCGTCTCAGCTCGTTGCAGCATGCGAGAGACGGCTCACGCACCACGCCTGTAGCATATAGGGAACATTGGACCATGGATGGGCCGAGATCAATGCACCCGAGGGCCGCCACCACATGTGCCATGACAACCAATGAAATGACCAAAGCTGTTGCACCACTCTTCACCATTTTGCAGTAATAATTAGCCAGATCACATGAACTCGGACAGGGTTTTAATGATATATATAGCATATGAGTAAGGTATGTATCGGTCTGGCAGGCAAGCCGAGTGAATCATTTCCTAGTCTTAGAAAAGCATTTTTGGCTCGGAGGACTGGAAATAGTAGTAATGTTCTCGTGAGTGTTACTGGAATTCTGGGCAATTTGTTGAAGTTGGTTTTGTTACGTTTTCGAATGTAGTAAGAAGATGACCTGGGTTTTTGATTTATTTGAATTTATGAACTACTGACAAAGGTTTTCTCATCAGCTCATAACCGCTCTGGGCATTTTCTCGGTTACTATTTATAGCAAGAAGGGAGTGGCGTTGGTTTTTTGAAAGGGAAACAGATAGGAGTTGGCTGGGTAGCCGCTGTGCCCTTTCCAAAGGCCAATTATTGGGTACTCCCAGAGTGTCATGTGACGTTGCCATGTGATACTACTGCCCGCAAAATACAAGATAGTCACAACACAATGTGGATCACTCATTGTCTTCCAGTCACCCATCAAAAGTGAATGATAATGTCCCTACCGCGAAAATTTGTCGTTACGTAAATGGCTGGAAGTACCACGTAGGCAATGCCACGTAGTACTCCGGAAgtgctgaataattactcctgtCCAAATGAGATCCACTTTGGGTCAATATAgtaattcgaaccgttcattcTGAACAAACGTTGAggcaaaaaattaagttgaacagttttttgattttgaaagaaaaaatagacaTTAGCTGCAATGTATAAAGCCCG
The sequence above is drawn from the Rhododendron vialii isolate Sample 1 chromosome 6a, ASM3025357v1 genome and encodes:
- the LOC131329046 gene encoding non-specific lipid-transfer protein 4.2-like: MLYISLKPCPSSCDLANYYCKMVKSGATALVISLVVMAHVVAALGCIDLGPSMVQCSLYATGVVREPSLACCNELRRLSGRAQTTIDRRRICFCYKQLVPQYPNFRDAALAALPRLCGVSMPFLVSRNIDCSKIP